A region of Pirellulales bacterium DNA encodes the following proteins:
- a CDS encoding ATP-binding protein, translated as MRLRLATKLSWAILGIVALSIISSGVAWYAAWRVNRRLDLNSKQALPDARVEELAMLVHERNNLIAAYLLDSDSPKWETRLHELQSRFDRWLTAVHAGANAPEQKTLIAQLQRAWEDLDARQNDVIALSKQGKPAAAKTLLLTEINGRLTREIDSLGDQLIAANDANLRGAIARADWRIRLATWVVVVSAVLSLVLGGLLLWLLFYRILYPLRGFVADAQLFRGEREEQGKLSDDDELHRMANYLRNLMSDVNDTRSRLERSRDRLLAAEKLASVGRLAASVAHEIRNPLTAIKMWLFSIRESAEGNGELNRKLGIVSEEIERLESIVRHFLEFSRPPAVQPRPQDTTVLVGQTLEFLAPRLAEARVRLERAPDGNLPPVLADAAQFRQVLINLIGNAIDAMPDGGVLRIQSASEKDPEGLPMVVMRIADTGCGMPPEIQRRVFEPFFTTKETGTGLGLCIAAQVMARHGGALALESSTDRGTTFAIWIPIVLENDHGKNTRR; from the coding sequence ATGCGTTTACGATTGGCAACCAAGTTATCCTGGGCGATCTTGGGAATCGTTGCGCTCTCGATCATCAGCAGCGGTGTCGCCTGGTATGCGGCCTGGCGGGTCAACCGGCGGCTGGACCTGAATTCCAAGCAGGCACTTCCGGACGCTCGCGTTGAAGAATTGGCGATGCTGGTTCACGAGCGAAACAACTTGATCGCCGCGTATCTTCTAGATTCGGACAGTCCGAAGTGGGAAACAAGGCTCCACGAGTTGCAGTCGCGTTTCGACCGTTGGCTCACAGCCGTCCACGCCGGGGCCAACGCACCGGAACAAAAGACGTTGATTGCTCAGCTTCAACGCGCCTGGGAGGATCTCGACGCACGGCAGAATGATGTCATTGCGCTCTCCAAGCAAGGAAAACCGGCGGCGGCCAAGACGCTCTTGCTGACCGAGATCAATGGCCGGCTGACACGAGAAATCGACTCCCTCGGCGACCAACTGATTGCCGCCAACGACGCCAATCTTCGCGGCGCGATCGCACGAGCCGATTGGCGGATTCGACTGGCGACCTGGGTTGTGGTTGTCTCGGCAGTGCTGTCGCTCGTGCTGGGTGGGCTGCTGCTGTGGTTGCTCTTCTACCGAATCTTGTACCCGCTGCGCGGCTTTGTCGCCGACGCGCAGCTCTTTCGCGGCGAGCGCGAGGAGCAGGGCAAACTTTCCGACGACGATGAATTGCATCGGATGGCCAACTATCTTCGAAATCTGATGTCGGACGTAAACGACACGCGGTCGCGGCTTGAACGGAGTCGGGATCGGTTGTTGGCGGCCGAAAAATTGGCGTCCGTCGGAAGGCTCGCCGCCAGCGTTGCCCATGAAATCCGCAATCCGCTGACGGCGATCAAGATGTGGCTGTTTTCCATCCGCGAATCGGCCGAGGGCAACGGCGAGTTGAATCGGAAGCTCGGCATCGTTTCCGAAGAGATCGAGCGGCTGGAAAGCATCGTCCGCCATTTTCTCGAATTTTCACGTCCGCCAGCGGTCCAACCGCGGCCGCAAGACACCACGGTGCTCGTCGGCCAGACGTTGGAGTTTCTCGCTCCGCGGCTCGCGGAAGCGCGGGTGAGGCTCGAGCGGGCGCCCGACGGCAATCTGCCGCCGGTCTTGGCCGACGCCGCTCAATTCCGCCAGGTGCTGATCAATCTGATTGGCAATGCTATCGACGCCATGCCCGACGGCGGCGTGCTTCGCATCCAATCGGCGTCCGAAAAAGATCCCGAAGGCCTTCCGATGGTGGTGATGCGAATTGCCGACACGGGATGCGGCATGCCACCGGAGATTCAACGCCGCGTGTTCGAGCCGTTCTTTACGACCAAGGAAACCGGCACCGGCCTTGGCCTATGCATCGCCGCGCAGGTGATGGCTCGGCACGGCGGCGCCCTCGCGCTAGAATCATCGACCGATCGCGGCACCACCTTCGCCATCTGGATCCCGATCGTACTGGAGAATGACCATGGCAAAAATACTCGTCGTTGA
- a CDS encoding porin, which yields MRFRFFRRCCAAWRNAAIGTMSLLGVAGLGLASSAQGQQVDYPPVQPVAAATAPQQTGPSPIEDLERRLDEQSRQIQQLQTQLNGGTPSGTPATAAGFASGPSGNTACPCGPDGIPMCKPDPAGPPCCVEVNNDKTPMKAYWSSGVWLASTDDDFKVHFGGRIQFDAFDAFDVSARVRAGISGGSAGFGIPYFDESQGFRRDRVRMEGTIYDSVDFVWEYDFATAMNPKNFQAVQGTTLVAAQGSSVFTGTGITDMNVTLKYIPYIQNVSVGSFLVPFSFELATSDRWMDFIERSAAFDSFVPATNFANYTLGARTFGWNEAETFTYAASASMNNFWDGASGFDYGNDPMFTGRVTALPYYDASTAGRYMLEVGLSGNAFHCQADPLAAGAPDATQLRSRLATREYLSPLTPSITNTGTIDGKEQYTEGAEVVGQYGPVSFQSEFYASQVTDDNGAGGVGTEALGFKGCYAEVMYFLTGENRNYNRQRANWERVVPYEDWVRVPGEYGRACGHGAWQIGARYSYVDLNDKAVHGGQESEFTLGLNWFLNPNLKFQFNYDATYRDEETVAAGSASNGWINGFGTRMCLDF from the coding sequence ATGCGATTCCGATTTTTCCGACGGTGTTGCGCGGCATGGCGCAATGCTGCCATTGGGACGATGAGCTTGCTCGGCGTCGCCGGCCTCGGCCTGGCCTCGAGCGCCCAGGGTCAACAAGTTGATTATCCGCCGGTTCAGCCGGTGGCCGCGGCAACCGCTCCGCAACAGACCGGTCCGTCGCCGATCGAGGATCTCGAGCGCCGGCTCGACGAGCAGTCGCGCCAAATTCAGCAGTTGCAGACGCAACTGAACGGCGGCACTCCGAGCGGCACCCCGGCAACCGCGGCCGGTTTCGCGAGCGGCCCCTCCGGCAACACAGCCTGCCCGTGCGGCCCGGATGGCATTCCGATGTGCAAGCCGGACCCGGCCGGCCCTCCTTGCTGCGTCGAAGTGAACAATGACAAGACGCCGATGAAGGCCTATTGGTCGAGCGGCGTGTGGCTTGCGAGCACCGACGATGATTTCAAGGTGCACTTCGGCGGACGTATTCAGTTCGATGCGTTCGACGCTTTCGACGTCAGCGCGCGGGTCCGGGCCGGCATCAGCGGCGGCAGCGCCGGTTTCGGCATCCCGTATTTTGACGAATCGCAAGGCTTCCGCCGAGATCGCGTGCGTATGGAAGGCACGATCTACGACAGTGTCGACTTCGTGTGGGAATACGATTTCGCCACGGCCATGAATCCGAAGAACTTCCAGGCTGTGCAAGGAACGACGTTGGTTGCCGCTCAAGGCAGCAGCGTGTTCACCGGCACGGGCATCACCGACATGAACGTCACGCTGAAGTACATCCCGTACATTCAGAACGTCAGCGTCGGTAGCTTCCTGGTGCCGTTCAGCTTCGAATTGGCCACAAGCGATCGATGGATGGACTTCATCGAGCGATCGGCGGCATTCGATTCCTTCGTGCCCGCCACCAATTTCGCGAACTATACCCTCGGTGCGCGGACCTTCGGTTGGAACGAAGCCGAGACGTTCACGTATGCGGCGTCGGCATCCATGAACAACTTTTGGGACGGCGCGTCAGGCTTCGACTACGGCAATGATCCGATGTTCACCGGTCGCGTAACGGCCCTGCCGTATTACGATGCCTCGACCGCGGGTCGCTACATGCTCGAAGTCGGTTTGAGCGGCAACGCCTTTCATTGCCAAGCGGATCCGCTCGCCGCGGGCGCTCCGGATGCCACTCAGTTGCGGTCTCGCCTGGCGACGCGTGAATACCTCAGCCCGTTGACTCCGTCGATCACCAACACCGGTACGATCGACGGCAAAGAGCAATATACGGAAGGCGCGGAAGTGGTCGGGCAGTATGGTCCGGTCTCATTCCAATCCGAGTTCTATGCCTCGCAGGTCACCGACGACAACGGCGCCGGCGGCGTCGGCACCGAAGCGTTGGGTTTCAAGGGCTGCTACGCGGAAGTCATGTACTTCCTCACCGGCGAAAACCGCAATTACAACCGCCAGCGAGCCAACTGGGAACGCGTCGTGCCGTATGAAGACTGGGTCCGCGTGCCGGGCGAATATGGCCGCGCTTGCGGTCATGGTGCCTGGCAAATCGGTGCCCGCTATTCGTATGTCGATTTGAACGACAAAGCGGTGCACGGTGGCCAGGAAAGTGAATTCACGTTGGGTCTGAACTGGTTCTTGAACCCGAACCTGAAGTTCCAGTTTAACTACGACGCCACCTACCGCGATGAGGAAACTGTGGCAGCCGGCTCGGCGTCGAACGGCTGGATCAACGGCTTCGGCACCCGCATGTGCCTCGACTTCTAA